A genome region from Glutamicibacter arilaitensis Re117 includes the following:
- a CDS encoding 3'(2'),5'-bisphosphate nucleotidase CysQ — protein MSDVQFAAEIAKESGRVLLQLRAQARSKAMTESELKVAGDRASQEFLNRRLVESYPDDSILSEEATDDLTRLSNDRVWIIDPLDGTREYSEGRDDWVVHVALWKSGQLVVGAVALPGLDELLVSRSEPMGALNRGMRPVRIAVSRTRPPQIVAELSNHLDIEFVPMGSAGFKACAVARGEVDAYIHAGGQYEWDSAAPVAVAASRDLHVSRIDGSPLEYNQENPYLPDLLICRKELRAALLGAMAGITLQTT, from the coding sequence GTGAGCGACGTGCAATTCGCTGCTGAAATTGCAAAGGAATCTGGACGGGTATTGTTGCAGCTGCGTGCTCAGGCGCGATCCAAGGCAATGACTGAGTCAGAGCTGAAGGTTGCTGGTGACCGCGCATCTCAGGAATTCTTGAATCGTAGGCTTGTCGAGAGCTACCCGGATGATTCGATTCTTTCGGAAGAAGCCACCGACGACTTGACTCGTTTGAGTAATGACCGTGTGTGGATCATCGACCCGCTGGACGGAACCCGCGAATATTCAGAAGGTCGTGACGACTGGGTCGTTCATGTCGCGCTCTGGAAATCCGGTCAGCTGGTTGTTGGAGCTGTAGCGCTTCCCGGCTTAGATGAGTTGCTCGTGAGCCGATCTGAACCCATGGGGGCATTGAATCGCGGAATGCGTCCGGTCCGTATAGCGGTATCGCGCACTCGGCCGCCACAGATCGTTGCGGAGCTGTCCAATCACTTGGACATCGAATTCGTGCCGATGGGCTCGGCTGGGTTCAAGGCCTGTGCTGTAGCACGCGGTGAAGTGGATGCCTATATCCACGCCGGTGGGCAGTACGAGTGGGATTCTGCTGCGCCTGTGGCTGTCGCAGCAAGCAGAGACTTGCATGTCAGCCGCATAGACGGCAGCCCACTGGAATACAATCAAGAAAATCCGTATCTACCAGACCTGCTGATCTGCAGGAAGGAACTGCGAGCCGCCTTGCTTGGGGCAATGGCCGGCATCACGTTGCAGACAACTTAA
- the cysD gene encoding sulfate adenylyltransferase subunit CysD translates to MKLKQATSMRYQLDQLSALEAESIYIIREVVAELERPGLLFSGGKDSAVLLHLAAKAFAPAVIPFPVVHIDTGHNFQEVLDFRDAEVLRRGVRLIVGSVQEAIDAGEVAEERNGSRNRIQTPVLLDTIEKHRLNALMGGARRDEEKARAKERVFSFRDEFGQWDPKNQRPELWGLYNSRLNLGESIRVFPLSNWTELDIWHYIARENIRIPSIYYAHERAVFDRNGMVFGVHEFCLPMEHEAVEIRTVRYRTVGDASLTAAVESTAGTTEQIVDEVALTRITERGATRGDDQVSEAAMEDRKKEGYF, encoded by the coding sequence ATGAAACTGAAACAAGCCACAAGCATGCGATATCAGCTGGACCAGCTCTCAGCGCTAGAGGCTGAATCCATCTACATCATTCGCGAGGTAGTGGCCGAATTGGAACGGCCTGGCCTACTGTTTTCCGGGGGCAAGGACTCTGCGGTCCTGCTACACCTTGCAGCCAAGGCCTTCGCGCCAGCAGTTATCCCGTTTCCAGTAGTCCACATTGACACCGGGCACAATTTCCAAGAAGTCCTCGACTTCCGTGATGCTGAAGTTCTGCGCAGGGGAGTGCGTCTCATCGTCGGATCTGTGCAGGAAGCGATCGATGCCGGTGAAGTCGCCGAAGAGCGCAATGGATCCCGTAACCGCATCCAGACTCCAGTGCTGTTAGATACCATCGAGAAGCACCGGTTGAATGCGCTCATGGGCGGCGCCAGGCGCGATGAAGAAAAGGCCCGGGCCAAGGAGCGTGTCTTTTCATTCCGCGATGAATTCGGCCAGTGGGACCCGAAGAATCAGCGCCCCGAACTGTGGGGCCTGTACAACAGCCGGCTGAATTTGGGGGAGAGCATCCGTGTCTTCCCGCTGTCCAATTGGACGGAGTTGGACATCTGGCACTACATTGCACGCGAAAACATCCGGATTCCGTCCATTTATTACGCGCATGAGCGTGCGGTCTTCGACCGTAACGGCATGGTCTTCGGAGTTCACGAATTCTGTCTACCCATGGAACATGAAGCGGTTGAAATCCGCACGGTCCGGTACCGCACCGTGGGCGATGCAAGCCTGACTGCGGCAGTGGAATCAACTGCTGGCACCACTGAGCAAATCGTCGACGAAGTTGCCTTGACGCGCATCACT